From the genome of Brevundimonas sp. NIBR11:
CAAGGCCGAGAACGTCGTCGCCGCGCGGCAGGCCGGGGTGAACAACTATGTCATCAAGCCTTTCACGCTGGCGGTGCTGAAGCAGAAGCTGACCACCGTGCTGGGCGAGCTCTGACATGAAGGCGCTGGCCGAGATCGAGGCGCTGAAGGTCGAGCTGGAAGGGGCGTGCGAGGCCCTGATGTCGGCGGCGCAGACAGGGCTGGAAATGGCGGCCGACACGCCGGTAGACGGCGAGATCGTCTCCCTGTTGTTCGCCGAGATTCTGGGCCTGTGCGCGTTTCAGGATCTGGCGGGTCAGAGGCTGGATCGGCTGGCGAAGCAGATCGCAGGCAGTGGAGCGGACGACCGACCGGACGCCCACCTGCTGAACGGTCCGGCCAACGGCGACGGTCTGGATCAGGCCGCCGCGGACGCCCTGTTCGACAAATGAGCCTGCCGACGACGCGCCTGGGCCTGAAGGGGGTCGAGCCGCTGATCGTGGACGACAACGCCCAGTCGCTGGAGGTGGTCACCGCGATCCTGATGGGGTTCGGCATCAACAAGGCGGTCAAATGCCAGTCTGTGGCCGAGGCGCGCGACATGCTGCTGTGCCGGGTCTTCGACCTGGTCATCGTCGACTGCGAGATGCCGGACGAGGACGGCCACGACCTGCTCCGCTACATCCGTTCGGACCCGCAGGGGCCCAACTTCACCGTGCCCGTTCTGATGATGAGCGCGGTGACGCCACGGTCCAAGGTCGAGGCGGCGCGTGACGACGGCGCCAACTTCACCATCGCCAAGCCGGTGTCGCCGATCACCCTGTTGGAGCGGATGCTGTGGATCGCGCAGAGCAGCCGGATGTTCATCTCCGACCCCGGCTACTGCGGCCCCGACCGGCGGTTCCGGACCGTGCCCTTGCAGGATGGCGTGAGCGAGCGGCGGAACGCCGACCTGATCCTGACCTCCAAGCCCGAGCGGGCCCTGTCGCAGGACGAGATCGACGGGCTGTTCACATGACGCGCGCTTCGACCGTCGCCTTCACGCCCAGGAACCGGATGGCGCGCATCCTGACGGGGCTGGATCGCAAAACCTTCGCCGAGCACGTCGCCGGGGCCGAGCAGGCGGTGCGGGCGATCACGCCGCGACTGGTCGAGAGCCTGGGCGGAGACGTCCGCCACCTGGTCGGTCTGTGTCGCCGGGGCGAGAGCGAGACCTTCGGCCGGTGTCGGGAGATCGGGCTACTGGCGCTTGGGGTCGTGGAGACGGCGCGGTTGGCGGGCCGGCCGGAGCTGGCGGAAACGGCCAGGGGGATCTGGGAGATGGTCGATGCGCTGGCCACACGCGGGGTCTGGCATACCGACGCCCTGAGGCTTCACGCCGACGCCTTGGCGACCCTGATGGGAATGGAGGGCGATGCGCCCGACGGGTCCGCTATCGCGCGGGAGCTGTCGAGAATGCGCGAAGCGATCGGGGCGGCGGTCGGCGCCTGACGTGGCGGGTCAGAACTCGGGGCTCTGGCTCGCCACGAAAGTCTCCCACGCCTCGCGCGTGGAGAAGTCCAGGCCCTGATCCCAGGCCGACCCCATATAGTAGGTGAAGGGCACGCCTGGCGTGACGCGCAGCAGGATCAGATAGTTCTCCGCGTCCTGGGTGAAGCCCTCGACCATGGCCGGGTCGACCAGGATGGCGATGCCCAGGCTGCCGTGGCCGGGATCCGAGGGCTCCCAGAACATCATCCGCCCGTGTTCCTGATCCCGGGTGATGAAGCCGGTCCCGGCGGCGTTGGTTCGCTTGTTGATGCCGATGGCGACGATCAGAGGCTCGGGTGAATCCGACTGCAGCGTCGAGGTCATGCGGGTGAAGTTCGACCCCATGGGCAGGGAGAACTCGCGAGTCTCCCACACGCGACGGACCACATCGACGGGCCAGGGATTGTAGTCGACGCTGAAGCGGGCCTCGTCGCCGCCCGTTTCCTCGATGCGATACGTGGCGAAGTTCCGGCTGGTCCACAGCTTGTTGTCGTACCAGACGCCCAGGCCTCCGGCGCCGCGCCCGCGCCCGACATCGTAGTAGTCCAGCCCCTCGCCGCGATCGACATGATAGCTGGGGAAGCGGAGCTGGCGGTCCATGAAGGGATAGCGGACGCGCTTGGCCCAGACGTCGATGCCTGACCCCGACGGCGGCTCGCGGCCCTGGAGCGTCGGGCCATAGATGCGGTGCGCGACGCGGTCGTTCTCCCACAGGATGTCGTCGAAGCGGTCGGGCGCGAACCGGGCGACGGCGCGCGGGACCTGTTCCTCGGCCGTCGGCGGCGTCAGGCGTTCGATGCTGGATGGACGGCCCAGGGCGGCGGGGTCGTAGGCCAGGGCGCGGGTCGCCGCCATCTCGGCCTGACGACGCGCCTGCTCCTCCGGCCCGACGACCGTGACCGGCGCGGGCGGGGTCGGGGTGGTGGCGGCGATGACCTCCGCGCTGTCGCGAGCCGGCTCGGCTTCGGGCAGGGACTGGGTCGAGCCGTTCAGATCGGCGATCTCGATGGCCGCGAGGATGTAGGTCCCCGAGGCGTAGAGGCCGGTGTCGGTCGGCTGGGTCGAAACGGGCTGGTCCCCGGTCTTCTGGGCCGCGCCGACGAGGCCGTTCGGCAGGACATGGGCGTTCAGCCCGGCCCAGCCCCTCTGGATCACCGGCAGGTAGGTCGCGCGGTCCAGCAGGCCGTGGTTCACGCCCCAGGCCAGGGCATAGACATAGAAGGCCGAACCCGAGGTCTCGGCTTCAGGATAGCTTTCGGGGTCGAGCAGGCTGGCGCGCCACAGGCCGTCGGACTGCTGCAGTTCGGCGATACGCGGGGCCATCTGCTGGAACATGTCGACGTAGAACTGGCGGCCGGTGAAGTTCGCCGGGACGCTCTCCAGCCAGCGGGCCAGACCGCCCATGACCCAGCCGTTGGCGCGCGACCAGTAGATGCGGTCGCCCGAGGCGTCGCGGTGGTTTTCGTCCTTGAACCGCTCGTCGCGCAGGAACAGCCGCTCCTCCGGGACCCAGAGGCGCTCGGCGGTGCGACGCCACTCCTTGTCGGCGGCGATCAGGTATTTCGGGTCGCCGGTGATGGCCGACATCCGCGCCAGGACGGGCGGGGCCATATAGAGAGCGTCGGCCCACCACCAGACCAGCTCCGGCGTTTCGGTCGGGCGGTTGAGGTATGGGACCTGCCAGTCCAGACGGGCGCGCAGCGGGATCAGAACGCCTTCCTGGCCACGCCGGGAATAGAGTTCCTCGTAGAGGTCGCCGATGGCGATGTCGTCGGCGTTCAGCATGGTCGGGCCCGAGCGGGCGCCGCGGACGCTGTAGTTGTAGTGTTCGGCCACGGCGGTGAGGAACCGCAGGGTCTCGGGGTCGTCGGACACGCGGGCCAGTCGCGCGGCGCCGACATAGAAGGTCGCCGCGACCCAGTTGGACGACATCTGCGAAAGGTTGCTGCCGGTCGACAGGGCCAGCGGCTCGCCGGCCATGGCCGCGATCTGGGACGAGGCGACATATTCGGCGGCGGCGAGCGCTTCGGCGCGCGACGGCAGGTGGGAGGGGTCGGTGTCCAGCGCCGGACGCGGGCGCGCCGTCAGCCATTCCGCCTCAACGCCGGGCGACAGGACGGGCGTGGTCTGGGCTTGGGCGACAGGGGCGAGCGCGGTCGTCGCCAGCAGGCTCGCGATGAGGGGCAAAGTGGCGCGGCCAAAACCAACTCGAGAAGCGAATGACATCGGTTACCTCCGTGACGGCTGCGCGTCTTGTTTTCACCCTACCGTCCGCTATCGTGAGACGGAAGAACAGAATGTGGGAAACGGCTTCACATCGTGTGCCGGTTCGCCCGCCCTTCGGAGGATCATCATGCACCGTAGAACCCTGCTTCGTCTCGGTCTGTCGGGCGCCGCGCTGACCGCCTCGCCCGCCTTCGCACACAGCCCCGGCCAGGGCGGGCCGCGCACGCTGAACGCCTCGGATTTCGGCGCGGTCGGCGACGGCGTGGCGATCGACACCCGCCCCATCCAGCGCGCCATCGACGTGGCGGCGGGACAGGGCGGCGGAGACGTCGTGCTGAATCCCGGCGTCTATCTGTGCGGATCGCTGTTCGTGAAGTCGGGGGTGACCCTGATCATCGGGCGCGGCGTAACCATCAAGGGGCTGCGCGACCTGAACGCCTATCCGACGGTCCGCACCCGCGTCGCCGGGATCGAGATGGACTGGCCCGCCGGCCTGCTGAACGTCTACCAGCAGCGGGGCGCGAAGATCACCGGCGAGGGTCTGGTCGACGGCGACGGCAAGGTCTTCTGGGACAGCTACTGGGCCATGCGGCGCGACTACGATCCGCGCGACCTGCGCTGGGCCGCGGACTACGACTGCCGCCGCCCGCGCCTGATCCACATCTACGACTCGCAAGACGTCGAGGTGTCGGGGCTGAACCTGGCGCGGTCGGGCTTCTGGACCGTGCACGTCTGCTATTCGAAGGACGTGAAGGTGTCGGACCTCATCGTCCGCAACAACCTGGGCGGACGCGGCCCATCAACGGACGGGATCGACATCGACTCCTCCGAGCGGGTGCTGGTCGAGAACTGCGACCTGTCGGTCAACGACGACGCCATCTGCATCAAGGCCGGGCGCGACTGGGACGGGTTGCGCGTCGCCCGGCCATGTCGCGAAGTCCGCATCAAGGACTGCGTCGTTCGCGATGCGCTCGCCGGCATGACCTTCGGCTCGGAGACCTCGGGCGGGTTCGAGGACATCGAGGTGTCGGGCTTGCGGATCGAGTACCCGGTTCCGCTGGGCATCTTCTTCAAGTCCGGCAGCACGCGCGGCGGGACGATCTCCAACATCCGCATCCGCGACGTCTTCATGCAGGACGTGGCGACCCTGATGCGGGTGAACCTGAACTGGTATCCGAACTACAGCTACGCCCGCATCCCGCCGGAGATCACCGAATACCCCGACTACTGGCGCGCTCTGGCGACGCCGGTGGAGCGGGAACGGGGCATACCGAGGATCCACAACGTCCGCGTCTCGGACGTGAAGGTGATCGGCGGCAAGGTCGGGTTCGAGGCCGCCGCCTATCCCGAGGCGCCGCTGACGGACTTCGCGTTCGAGCGGCTGGACTGGGATGTGCGGGATGCGGGGACGATCGCCAATGCGCGCGACTGGCGGTTCACGGACTGCAATATCGACACGCTGGACGGCAAGGGGCCGCGCGTGACGGACTCGACCGGCGTGACGGGGTTGCGCCCCGCCTAACTCCCCCATGGGTCAGCAAAAGAAACGGCCCGGAGCGTTCGCTCCGGGCCGAGTTTTGCACATGGAGAGGAGAAGTCCCTTGGGAGGAGGTCAGTACTTCCAGCGCAATCCCACAGCGATCTCGCGACCCGTGTGCCGGTAGTCGGAGACGCGATCCGCGACGTCGACGTAGCGGTCGACGTATTCGTCGGTCAGGTTGATGCCTTCCAGCGAGATCGTGACGCCGCTGTCGAACTCGTAGGACATCGAGGCGTCGATGTTGGTCGTGTCGTTCACGCCCTCTTCCGAGTTGCCGTTCGCGCCGGGGAAGGACAGCAGATACTGGCTGCGGTGAGCGGCCGAGACCCGCGCCTGGAAGGGACCGTCCTCGTAGTAGAGGGTGGCGTTGGCGGTGTTCTTCGACTGACCCGTCAGGCGGTTCTTGCCGGCCGTGCCGTAACCCACCTCAGAGTCGACGAAGGTGATGTTGCCGGTGAAGCCGAAGTTCGACCAGAAGCCCGGCAGGAAGGTAAAGGGTTGCTGGTACTGGATCTCGACCCCGTCCAGCGTACCGCCGTCGCCGTTGATGCGACGCGTGACCTGGAAGATGTCGGTCGGCTGCGCGGCGCCCTGAAGCAACTCCAGCGGCAGGCCCAGGGTGTTGTAGGCCAGGCCTTCGGTCACCGAGGTGATGAAGCTGTCGATCTCCTTGTGGAAGACGGCGACAGCCAGCAGGCCTTCGTTCTGGAAGTACCACTCGATCGAGGCGTCGTAGTTGGTGGCGCGGAACGGATTCAAGAGCGGGTTGCCGTAGGAAACCGTGCGCGTCGTCGGCGCGACCGAACCGCCGGGGGTCAGGTCGGCCAGGGTCGGACGCGACATGACCTTGGCGGCGCCCAGGCGGATGACGAGGTCGTCGCGCGGCTCGATGGCCAGGTTGAACGACGGCAGGGTGTCCGCGTAGTCGTTTTCGGTCGTGACGTAGTTGTAGGCGGGAACCCCGCCGACGGTCACCGTCTGCCAGCCTTTGGCGGTGACGTCCGTCGTGGCGTAGCGGATGCCGGCGTTACCGCGCACGACCCAGTCGCCCAGCATGGTGTTGAAGTCGGTCTGCAGGAACAGGCCCTGATCCGTCTCGTCGACCTCACGCTCGCTGCGGTTCTGGACCAGCGGATCGTTGTAGATGGTCAGGGTGCGCGCCAGGGCTTCGATGTCCGGCACGATAAAGCGGGTGGCCGTGCCCGAGGGCGCGTTGACGGCGCGAGAGATATCGACGACCCGGCCGACGCGATCGACCCCGACGATCCGGTCCACGCCGGTCGGGGTGGTGATGGCGCGCGCCAGACCGAACGTCTCGAAGGCGTAGGTGCGATATTCGCCGCCGCCCTTGATGCTGAAGGAATCGTTCAGGTCATAGGTCAGGGCGCCGGCCGCGACGTCGTTCTCGAAGTTTCCGCCGCCGTTCGAACGGGTGGCGTTCGTCAGGGTGAAGCGCGAGCCCGAGGTGACGTCGAAGCCGTAGTCCAGCAGAGGCTGGCGATTATTCTCGCGCGCGTCGTAGGTGAAGGTCGAGTTGGCCCCCGTTTCGAAGCGGTAGGCGACGTTCAGCGGCGTGCGGGCTTCCGACCGGTTGACGCCCAGCTTCAGCGTGCCATGCAGGCGGTCGGTGAAGTCGTGACGGGCGTTCAGCGAGGCCTGGTAGAAGTTCGACTCGTTGCGGGTGAAGCCGTTCTCGGCCGCCACGATCATGTTGTCGAAGACGCCGTACGAGAAGGCGTTGCGCGCGGTGTCGATCTCATAGGCGCGAACGACGACCTGGTTCACGGCGGCGCGGCTGAACGACCAGGCCTCCATGTTGGGGCTCTCGGTCTCGGAGTTGAAGCGCGACCACAGGAAGTCGAGGTCGACCTCGGTCGTCTCGCTCGGGCGCCATTGGAGGGCGGCCGTCATGCCCAGACGATCCTCGAAGGTCTCGCCCAGGGTGTAGCGCGGGATGCGCGGGTAGAAGGCGTTCAGCACCGTGTCGCGCTGGGCCGTGGTGGTGCAGGGAATGCAGCCGCCGAAATTCTGCCCAACGCCGTAGGGGAAGATCGCCGAGGGGTTGGTCGGGCGCGTCGGGTTGGCGTTCCCCTGCTGCCAGCGCGTGGTGTTGAAGCTGCCCAGGATCGGGGCGCGTTCCGAATAGGCGACCGACACCAGGGCGCCGAAGGTCTGGTCCTCGCTGGACCAGCTCAACAGACCGGCGAGGCGCGGGATCGTGTGCTCGGACAGATCATTGTACGAGGCCTGGGCCGAGAGGGCCGAACGGAAGCCGCTCTCGTTGAAGTCCAGGGGACGTCCGGTCTGCAGGTCGACCGTGGCGCCCAGCGAACCCTCTTCGATTTCGGCCGACTGCGTCTTGCGCACGCGGATCGAGTTGAACAGTTCGGACGCGAACATCGAGAAGTCGAACGAGCGGTTGCGGTTGCCACCGTTGGCCGCCTGGGCCTCCAGGCCGTTGATGCGGGTGCGTGTGAAGTCCGAGCCCAGACCGCGCACCGAGATGGTCGTGCCCTGACCGTTCACGCGGTCGATGGTTACGCCCGGCAGGCGCTGGATGGCCTCGGCGAGGTTCTGGTCGGGGAAATCGGCCATGTCCTCGGCGAGGATGGCGTCCACGGCGCCGGCTTCGTTGCGTTTGATCGACAGGGCGCGCTGCAGCGACGAGCGGAAGCCGGTGACGACGACTTCGTCGACCTGGGTCTCGTCCTGCGCGGCCGGGGCGGCGGGCGCCGACGCCTGGGCCGAGGCGATCTGGGGCGATAGGGCGACGGCCAGCACCGCGATGGCGGACGCGCTGGACGCAAGCGTGACGTGGCTGGACCGGCTCATAGTGTCTTCTCCCCGCCCGGCGCTCATGGCACCGGTGTCATTAGTT
Proteins encoded in this window:
- a CDS encoding glycoside hydrolase family 88 protein; protein product: MPLIASLLATTALAPVAQAQTTPVLSPGVEAEWLTARPRPALDTDPSHLPSRAEALAAAEYVASSQIAAMAGEPLALSTGSNLSQMSSNWVAATFYVGAARLARVSDDPETLRFLTAVAEHYNYSVRGARSGPTMLNADDIAIGDLYEELYSRRGQEGVLIPLRARLDWQVPYLNRPTETPELVWWWADALYMAPPVLARMSAITGDPKYLIAADKEWRRTAERLWVPEERLFLRDERFKDENHRDASGDRIYWSRANGWVMGGLARWLESVPANFTGRQFYVDMFQQMAPRIAELQQSDGLWRASLLDPESYPEAETSGSAFYVYALAWGVNHGLLDRATYLPVIQRGWAGLNAHVLPNGLVGAAQKTGDQPVSTQPTDTGLYASGTYILAAIEIADLNGSTQSLPEAEPARDSAEVIAATTPTPPAPVTVVGPEEQARRQAEMAATRALAYDPAALGRPSSIERLTPPTAEEQVPRAVARFAPDRFDDILWENDRVAHRIYGPTLQGREPPSGSGIDVWAKRVRYPFMDRQLRFPSYHVDRGEGLDYYDVGRGRGAGGLGVWYDNKLWTSRNFATYRIEETGGDEARFSVDYNPWPVDVVRRVWETREFSLPMGSNFTRMTSTLQSDSPEPLIVAIGINKRTNAAGTGFITRDQEHGRMMFWEPSDPGHGSLGIAILVDPAMVEGFTQDAENYLILLRVTPGVPFTYYMGSAWDQGLDFSTREAWETFVASQSPEF
- a CDS encoding TonB-dependent receptor, with translation MSRSSHVTLASSASAIAVLAVALSPQIASAQASAPAAPAAQDETQVDEVVVTGFRSSLQRALSIKRNEAGAVDAILAEDMADFPDQNLAEAIQRLPGVTIDRVNGQGTTISVRGLGSDFTRTRINGLEAQAANGGNRNRSFDFSMFASELFNSIRVRKTQSAEIEEGSLGATVDLQTGRPLDFNESGFRSALSAQASYNDLSEHTIPRLAGLLSWSSEDQTFGALVSVAYSERAPILGSFNTTRWQQGNANPTRPTNPSAIFPYGVGQNFGGCIPCTTTAQRDTVLNAFYPRIPRYTLGETFEDRLGMTAALQWRPSETTEVDLDFLWSRFNSETESPNMEAWSFSRAAVNQVVVRAYEIDTARNAFSYGVFDNMIVAAENGFTRNESNFYQASLNARHDFTDRLHGTLKLGVNRSEARTPLNVAYRFETGANSTFTYDARENNRQPLLDYGFDVTSGSRFTLTNATRSNGGGNFENDVAAGALTYDLNDSFSIKGGGEYRTYAFETFGLARAITTPTGVDRIVGVDRVGRVVDISRAVNAPSGTATRFIVPDIEALARTLTIYNDPLVQNRSEREVDETDQGLFLQTDFNTMLGDWVVRGNAGIRYATTDVTAKGWQTVTVGGVPAYNYVTTENDYADTLPSFNLAIEPRDDLVIRLGAAKVMSRPTLADLTPGGSVAPTTRTVSYGNPLLNPFRATNYDASIEWYFQNEGLLAVAVFHKEIDSFITSVTEGLAYNTLGLPLELLQGAAQPTDIFQVTRRINGDGGTLDGVEIQYQQPFTFLPGFWSNFGFTGNITFVDSEVGYGTAGKNRLTGQSKNTANATLYYEDGPFQARVSAAHRSQYLLSFPGANGNSEEGVNDTTNIDASMSYEFDSGVTISLEGINLTDEYVDRYVDVADRVSDYRHTGREIAVGLRWKY
- a CDS encoding response regulator, with the protein product MSLPTTRLGLKGVEPLIVDDNAQSLEVVTAILMGFGINKAVKCQSVAEARDMLLCRVFDLVIVDCEMPDEDGHDLLRYIRSDPQGPNFTVPVLMMSAVTPRSKVEAARDDGANFTIAKPVSPITLLERMLWIAQSSRMFISDPGYCGPDRRFRTVPLQDGVSERRNADLILTSKPERALSQDEIDGLFT
- a CDS encoding glycosyl hydrolase family 28 protein; the encoded protein is MHRRTLLRLGLSGAALTASPAFAHSPGQGGPRTLNASDFGAVGDGVAIDTRPIQRAIDVAAGQGGGDVVLNPGVYLCGSLFVKSGVTLIIGRGVTIKGLRDLNAYPTVRTRVAGIEMDWPAGLLNVYQQRGAKITGEGLVDGDGKVFWDSYWAMRRDYDPRDLRWAADYDCRRPRLIHIYDSQDVEVSGLNLARSGFWTVHVCYSKDVKVSDLIVRNNLGGRGPSTDGIDIDSSERVLVENCDLSVNDDAICIKAGRDWDGLRVARPCREVRIKDCVVRDALAGMTFGSETSGGFEDIEVSGLRIEYPVPLGIFFKSGSTRGGTISNIRIRDVFMQDVATLMRVNLNWYPNYSYARIPPEITEYPDYWRALATPVERERGIPRIHNVRVSDVKVIGGKVGFEAAAYPEAPLTDFAFERLDWDVRDAGTIANARDWRFTDCNIDTLDGKGPRVTDSTGVTGLRPA